aataggaagttgattgttgttgttgtaggcGCATAAACAAAACAGTACCAAAAGCAATAAAGAATTAACATGGAAACAATTGTAAGAAATCAGTTAAGACATTGGAGATGCTTGTTCTTCCGGATTGATACTTCTTACTGACTACTTTAACAATGAGTGATTGATTCAATGGCAAGACTGTAGGTGATTAAGCCAGGGgtagtggtcattaatctcctctgatCCAAACCAAATGCTAGAACTGCTCAGTCAATCTGGACAATGATGAAGCTCACGCAATTCAATCtttgatgatcctactcaaaatgccacaaacaATGTTGGAACTTCTAGATTGGAGAATGATGCTCAGTGTTCAAGCCTTAACGCCACAGGGACCTCAATTATCCATGACTAACAAGATttcatgtcacatatcccaattacCCCAAATAACTTGTTGGGACCTATGATGTACTCTCAAGCTGTAGCTCAATACTATCCGGGTCAGGACTCgtaaagaactcatgtagaataaggggtcatactctcgttccacccCCATATTCATAAGGATGAAGAACGACAATACATCATAGAATGGaatcaaatatatattagagtagaaaagtaataatattaattcataggaATGAGCGGAGCTCCTATCCTTAACTTAAGgaagtttagttgctcatgcttTACAAAGAAGGTGTAAAGTAATATGTCTGTGCTTCTTCCCTCCTAGGAGGCATGATCCTCAAGAGAAAGGAAGTCtcttatttttagtaaaaactCTAAGACTAAACCCAAAAGATAttgttcttaattaaaaattacaaaaagaaagtaaaataagcTAAGAAGTGCTGAAATCCACTTTTGGCTCACTTTGGTCATGTGCTTCGTAtgcttggcgttcaacttgggcttcttggcattgaacgcccattaGGGGGGTGAGCGTGCTGTTTCCTTGCATCCTGGGTGGCACTGAACTCTAgtcttgggcgttcaatgctGGGCTTGCtcctctttgggcgttgaactccagtcttgggcgttcaacttaGAGGCTGGTCCTTCTTGGGCATTGAACTCCAGAggtgggcgttcaacgccctatTTGGACAGTGAttccaaaataaaagtatagataattatatattgttggaaagtcTTGAAAGTTAGCTTTTCAATGCCGTTAAGAGTgcgtcaattggacctctgtaactcaaaATATGCATGTTGAAATGCACAGAGGTTAGGATTTGACAACATCTGCTATCCTCTCTTTGCTTCTGAATCAGCCTTTGCCAAAACTTGccaaattcatccaaaaatcacctaaaatcataagaaaaacacaaaaactcaaagtagcatccaaaatgtgaattttcactaaaacctactagaacataataaaacttgacaaaatataactaaaaacactaagaaaatagtaccaaaaagggtataaaatatccactcatcagaaGGTTTCCTGAATCAGACTTCTATTGTTTCTCCTTGGCTTGGTGTTAGCTAATTTAGAGAAGGCATAAGCTCAGGTATTGCATTACCGAGCTATGTGTCAGACCTCTCTTTTCGAGAAGTATGCTAATTGTTCTCATGCTTCGTCCAAGTACTTCTTTATGTTATAATCTTTAGCTTGATAAGTCTCGTTGACTTGGAAGGTTATCACATGAGAGTCACTTAACACGATTAACCTTTCTTCCCCAACTTCTTTAGCCAGTTTCAAGCTAGCGAGCAAggcttcgtattctgcttgATTGTTAGAAGCAGAAAACTTAAACTTTAATGATAGTTCAATTCGAGTTCCctattcatttttcaaaataacccCTACTCCACTTCCGGCTTTATTGGATGATCCATCTACATGTAAATTTCAAGTTGACGGATTTTCCCAGGCTTCAGTTTATTCTGCCATGAAGTCGGCCAAATACTTGAATTTGATTGCTGTTCGAGTTTCATACCTTAAGTCGAATTCCAACAGCTCTACAACCCATTATAGCATCCTTCCTGCAATGTCTATCTTTTGTAAAATATGCTTCATGGGTTGATTAGTTTGGACCTTTATAATGTGAGCTTGAAAATAAGGTCGGAGCCTTTTGGAAGTGGTATAAGGGCATATGtgaacttctctatcttttgatagtttagttctgCCCCCTATAAGGATTTGCTCACAAAGTAGACAGGTTGTTATCCATGTTCATCTTCTCGGACCAAGGCTAGCTATAGCCCGACTTGCTACTGCTAGGTAGATGATAAGTTATTTCCCTGAGAGAGGTCGGGTAAGGATTAGGGGTTGGCTTAAGAATGTTTTAAAGTTTTGGAAGTCTTGTTTGCATTCCTGAGTCCATTCAAATTGGTTCCTTTTTTTGAGGATTGAGAACAAGGGTAGAGATTTCAGAGCTGATCCTGCTAGGAATTTGGACAACACTGCTAACCTTTCATTTAGTTGTTGGACTTCCTTAAGGTAAGTGGGGCTTTTCATCTTTAATATGTCTGTGCATTTATTTGGGTTGGCCTCAATGCCTCTTTGAGTGAGCATGAAGCTTAAGAACTTTCTTGCTTCCATTGCAAAGGTGCATTTTGAAGTATTCAATCTCATCACATGCTTCCTTATTGTGGAGAACACCTCGGCCAAGTCGGTCAAAAGAGCAAAATCGTCCCTGGTCTTAACGAGCATATCGTCCACAAATACCTTCATTAGTTTTCCAAGGTGAGAtaaaacactttattcatcagtCGTTGGTATGTGGCTCTAGCATTCTTTAATCCAAAAGGCATTACTACATAACAATAGTTAGTCTTTGGAGTAATGAAAGAAGTCTTGTCTTGATCTGACttgtacattgggatttggttgtatctcgagtatgcatccataaaagATAGATATCTATACCCTGAGGCTGAGTTGACCAGGGCGTCAATACTGGGGAAAGGGTATAGATTCTtggggcaagctttgttgaggtcggtgtaatcCATACACATATTCCATTTCCCGTTTTGCTTTTTTTACAAGGACCAAATTAGACAGCCACAAAGGATATTTTACCTCCCTTATAAACCCAACTTCTAGCAAGGCTTGCACCTGTTCTTTCACGACCTGCGTCTTTTCAGTACAGAATTTTTGTCACTTTTGCTTAACGGATCAGGAACCTAGATAAACTGCGAGCTTGTGAGACATGAGGTCGGGATCTATACCGGGTATATCAGAGGCTTTCCAGGCGAACATGTTGGAATTCCTTTGCAAGAGATCAACAAGCTTTACCTTTAGACTTTCTTTGACTGGTCTCCGATTTTCACCTTTTCTAACTTTCCTTCAGGTTGGGACATAGCTCTTCTCGAACTCAGACACTGCTGAACTCAATAGTGTTGACTTCTTTACCACTTGTACTGCCTCTTAAGTTTAGACTTTCATTGTAAAACTTTCTACTAATTTCTGGTCTCCTTTTGCACTAGAAAATCCTTCTGCAATTGGGAATTTTATATATAGGTAGGGTATATAGACAACAACAGTTAGTCAGTTTAAGATGGTCtaacctattaaggcattgtaaaTAGATATGACGTCAACCACAATGTAGTCAATGCTTAAAGTTCTTGATTTCGTGccttttccaaaagtggtgtaCAGCAAGATAAAACTAAGAGGTCAGATCGTCATGTCCCATAACCCAAAAAGGTTGTCTGGGTATGCCTTCAAGTCCTTTTCTTCTAGTCCGAGCTTGTCAAAAGCTTGTTTAAATAGTATGTCAGCCAAACTCTCTTGGTCTACCAAAGTTTTATGGAGGTTTCAATTATCAAGAATCATTGTAATTACCACAAGGTCGTCATGACCAGGTGTCATCCCTTGcgcatcttctttggtgaaggaGATTGTAGGTAAGTAAGAAAATCTACTATCTTCCCTAACTTGATACACTTCTTTGAGATGCCTTTTGCGTGAGGACTTAGTAATTCCTCCTCCTGCAAATCCTATATTTATCATGTGTATGTTTCTATCAACGGTTTATGGGGGTTGATCTCACCGTCGTCCGTCGTCatcatctctttttcttttcctttggtCATCCGACCTCTCTGTGAGGTATCTTTCTAGCTGACCTTTtctggctagcttttctatgacattcttttgATCATAACAGTCATTGATAGAATGTCCATATAACTTGTGGTACTCGTAATATTCTATCCGACTTTCAGCCTTTTTGTGCTTGATGGGGCGATGAGGTGAAAGTTTTTCAGTGTGACAgatctctctgtagacatcaaCAAGAAATTCGGAGGGGGAGTAGTTGTGATATGTCTGAGGTTTCTCTGAATTGTACTCCTGCTTTTTCTTTGTCTCCTTTTCCTTGTCTTGAGCTTGGTAGGGAAGGATTGACCTTGGGACTATTTCTCTAAGTTAGGAGTTCCCTTCTATGTTAATATACTTCTCTGCCCGCTCTTGTACTTCATACATGGAAGTTAGGTGTCGCTTGGATATAGATTAGAAAAACGGCCCTTCTCTAAGGCCATTAACCAACCCCATTATCCCTGCTTCAAGAGGTAAGTTTGTATTCCCAAGCaagctttgttgaatcttttcatATAGTATCAGAGTATTTCtccaactttttttattaaccCCTAGGAGACTTGGGAGCATGTTTGACTTTATCTTTCTGAACTGAAAATTGAGTAAGGAACTTCCTTGTCAGGTCATTAAAGCAAGTTACTGATATGGGTGGTAAGTTGTCAAACCACTTCATTGCTGCTTTAGTCAACATTGTCGGGAAGGCCTTGTAACGAGTTGCATCGAAGCATCAGACAGGTACATCCAACTTTTGAAATTACTAAGGTGATGTCTCGAGTAAGTCGTTCCGTCATAGAGATCCATGTCGGGGGCTTTAAAGTTCTTGGGAACCTTGGCTCGCATGATTTCTTCAATGAATAGAACCTCCCGTTCGAAAGGAATTCCCTCCCAACCCGTCTGATTGCTCCAACTTCGAAGGTCAGCCTCTAATTTCAAGAGCTTTTCCTCCAGCTCTCTTCGTCATCGTCTTTCTTTTCGTAATTCTCTTTCTGCTTCTCATTACTGTTTAACCTCCTGCTCGAGTTGTTCCAATTGGCCGCGATGCCCGTGTACGAGTCCTAATATCTCCATCGGATGAGgaggttcttcttcttcggGTGGATGGACTTCTGAATGAATTCGACGTGGATGAGGGTTTCCTGACATTCCCTCCCCATGTGGACCACTCGTTCTCTCTTGTTGGGGAGGTATCACGAGTGCTCTCTCGTCGTTGTGAGGCTTTGGCTCAGATTCAGAAGCCGTATGTCCATCTTCAAATTGTTCATCCGCCACAGATAGAAGTAGACTTCTAGGTCCCTAGCAATGACACCAATGTTTTGAGGGTTACTTGAAATGGTGATTTGGGTCTGAACGTGAGGTCTAGGCTCTATTTGAGGCAGCGTCCGACTTGTGCAGTTACCACCCCCTCCTCCTCACGAGGAACTCGGATTGCGGCACTTCAGCACCTGTACAACTCAGACGCTGCCTCAAAAGGAGCCTGGACCTTATGTTCAAGCTCAAATCATTATTTCAGATAACCCTCGAAACAACTgtaatataacaaaattttgtataatttttatttacaaactttttatttatctaagtTACCCTAAATCTTTTGCTTTAATAATGATAATACTAACAAAGGAAGGGTGAGTCGGTGATTCTTGAATCATGATGGTTCTAATAAAAAGTAATTTTCCCATGGTGCGTCAAACAAATGTTTCAACCACAAGAAAAATTCAAGAAGCACATGCTTTTTTTCACTAGCAAAGGATTAGGACTCGTTAAAAACAAAGGGAATTAAAACTCTGTGGTGATGAGGGAACTAAGCATAAGCATTAAGCagcctcctctctctctctttgtatACCCTTCTTGGTCGCCGCACATGTCGCGGCCTCGAGGGCCTTTGACCATAGTGTCATGTCAATTTCATCATGCCATTAATTCCAACGTACACTATACTTGGACACCACACATTCTTGTACTTTGTATCTAATTAAGTAACATTATTATATGGCTTTATTAATCTTTAAGAAAACCATTTCCTTTTTTTAACCTCTCTAAATGCTTCTCCCACAtcctatcatatttttcattttttttttcttaaaccaTTTTTATAGCACTATGTTATGGTACACTTAAATTTAAGCGTATTCAACAATACCCATGATTCCCGACTCAGTAAACACTTATGAGAATTTATAGACGTCTACTAAAAAGCTCTCaaagcagaaaataataataataataataataataataatatcttccAAGATTTTACCATTTGTACTAACTTTCTGATTAGCACCTTCATAGCTCTATTTAAAGGTGGTTGTTGGTTCTGATCTTTTCCAAGAACAACACGTAACTAAAAAGCAAGTTTTGGTCAGAGTTTGATTTAGAAAGAGAAACTTGAAATCCTTTTTTCATAGTCGTGCTTCCCAAAGACTAGTCACGGATTGAAAACACATGAACTGAAAATCTGGACACTGGgtttagaaattattaaatatgCTAATATTTGAGTAAATATTATAGACTAACCATATAATTGAATTAGTAGAGCAATGTTTTCAACATTTCCGCCGGTAACATGAAAAGAGAAACATTCTCAACACCAATTGAATCAATGATAAAGAGAATAATATAATTCTCAAATCAATTATTTCCTAACCAAAATAATGCAATCTAAAAAAGTTTGTGATTCAAAAAGGTGCATCATCAACAGGAGCAGGTAAATTGAGATCAATTAGGCATGGAGCAACTGTAGCAGGAGCTGGCCTAATGACCAGTGTGTTCTCTTCAGATCCTCCAACAAAATGTGATCTTTTGTGACCCCCCAATGCTTGTCCTGACCTAAACATTTTGTTGCAAATTGGACACTCATGTTCCTTGTTCTTCTTTGacttcaacttcttcttcttactctttttcttagtCTTACCCTTGTTGTTCTCGTTGATCTTCTTGTTGCAGCGAGATTTTGATGCATTAGCAGCTGCTGCAGGGTATGAATCAGTGTCTGTGCTGTTGTTATTAAACTCATCGATTTCAAATGCAGAGAAATCTTCAGTTGTGAAAGACTCAACCTTCCAATGCTTGTCACTGAAACCGGTAATGCCATTTggtttgttcttcttcttgctcGAAGAATCGTTGGCAGCTGCCATTTTCTTGAACAAGGAATTGTTTCTGCTTCTTACACCACTCCTTGAATCAACATTGTTGTTAacttcaccatcatcatcatcagaatcTACATTCTTCTTGGGACCATATCTGAAATAGCCTGAATCCGAATTGTCCGAATTATAACCAATCTCAGCCCCCTTGTGTTGATTCTTCTCATGATCCACAACCATAACCTTATTGTAGGTGTCAACAGAAGGCGATTTCCCCTCAAGAACAATCGACTTGTTATCAGACGACTCAGCGAAAAGCACGAATTGACCCTTGTAGGAGTTATCCTTGGACAGCATCATCAAACACCTAGCAACCTCTTCTTGCTCCTGCTCAACCTCGgacacagaagaagaagaagaagaagaacaaaaaggtTTGCGGTTGTTTTTGGAGAGGTTCCTGAATCTCATCCTCTTGGATCTCCTAATTGGAACAGAGGTTTCAGTATCAGAATGACTATCCATAACCAATTTCTGCTTCTCACTAATCCCAGAATTGGATTCAAACTGAAACCTATTATTGGAATTGGAATTGgttcctctttctttctctgaGTGACAAGCCATGTGACCACAGAGAGCCTTAAGCGATGGAAAACCTTTTCCACATTCTTTACATAACTTCTTGTGATTGGCATCCACAAAACTCTTTGTTTTCTTCGGATTCTCTCTGAGTCCATAACCATATCCACTACCGCCATAGCTGGAATTAGAACCATTAGTTGCCAAGAAAtcgtgcttcctcttcctgttaGGATATTCAAACTCGAgtattaaagaagaagaagatgaattgatATTAGCATAGGGCATTGTTGCTGATAGAGAGTGTTCATTCATCATGTGAGTCCTTATGTGACCCCCAAGAGACTTGCCACAAGGAAACTTCTTACTGCAATACTTGCATACAAACCTCCTTTCCTCCATTCTTCaaagatttttcaaatcttaatcAGATTTCGAATCTTAATTCAATACTTCattcttgtttattattattattatccaaaACAACAGAACCGACCCAGAACAAAGAAACAAGAACTAATAAGAAGACAAGACTTACCTCAGAATCTTATTTTTTTGCAACCAGTAATGAACGAAGGAATGAAGCACAAGGAAACCATAATCGAAAGCGgtgaaaggagaaaaaaaaaacaaaaaggataAGAAGACAGTGCTGTGTGAGGTAAGGGACAAAGCTTTGAGATCAAGCACAGAAACAGATCAGGAAGCTTCTTGCTTTGAATCAGGAGTTGGTTATGAAAGATGATCAGAAAAAAAGAGAACTAATGCGTTTCAGATGTGACAGTTCTCTCACTTTTAAGTACAAAAGAGGATCAGCGACCCACAGAAACAAAACGGCACCAACAAAAACAGAACAGAGAACCCAATTAatttccccttttttttgtcACAAGCTGCGAAATTCAATGCGGGAATGGAATAAAACCCAAGGGAAAGATCGAATTTTGATGAGATGGGGTTGGTTTGTTACCTGTATTAGAGGCTTTGAACAAGCCCTCAAGAAGAAGTGACCAACGCACACTGTCTCTTTGGTTTTTCTCTTGATTGTGTGTGTTTGTTGTAGTTGGAGGAGAATTCCATGCatggaattaaaataaaatagtactACTACTTAA
The Arachis duranensis cultivar V14167 chromosome 5, aradu.V14167.gnm2.J7QH, whole genome shotgun sequence genome window above contains:
- the LOC107489539 gene encoding uncharacterized protein LOC107489539 yields the protein MEERRFVCKYCSKKFPCGKSLGGHIRTHMMNEHSLSATMPYANINSSSSSLILEFEYPNRKRKHDFLATNGSNSSYGGSGYGYGLRENPKKTKSFVDANHKKLCKECGKGFPSLKALCGHMACHSEKERGTNSNSNNRFQFESNSGISEKQKLVMDSHSDTETSVPIRRSKRMRFRNLSKNNRKPFCSSSSSSSVSEVEQEQEEVARCLMMLSKDNSYKGQFVLFAESSDNKSIVLEGKSPSVDTYNKVMVVDHEKNQHKGAEIGYNSDNSDSGYFRYGPKKNVDSDDDDGEVNNNVDSRSGVRSRNNSLFKKMAAANDSSSKKKNKPNGITGFSDKHWKVESFTTEDFSAFEIDEFNNNSTDTDSYPAAAANASKSRCNKKINENNKGKTKKKSKKKKLKSKKNKEHECPICNKMFRSGQALGGHKRSHFVGGSEENTLVIRPAPATVAPCLIDLNLPAPVDDAPF